One Phoenix dactylifera cultivar Barhee BC4 chromosome 14, palm_55x_up_171113_PBpolish2nd_filt_p, whole genome shotgun sequence DNA window includes the following coding sequences:
- the LOC103697819 gene encoding uncharacterized protein LOC103697819 — protein MECNRDEALRAKEIAEGKFNAKDIVGAKKFALKAQNLFPSLEGITQMIATFDVYLASEMKVNGESDWYAILCLDASADEETMKKQHRKLALQLHPDKNKSIGAEGAFKLISEAWSVLSDNSRKMMYDQKRNVKGFQQKVSQPDRDHSVPNSSNGFYSFANNTKSSKRARKSTSGGVQSSAPPPSRLSGLDTFWTSCNRCRMQYEYLRVYLNHNLLCPNCHQAFLAVETGVPTNGPNSSISCSTKQHQQNSNHNSSMKNAYGHGSNSTFPGTGHPGFHHGGNVDSYSSTNFQWGSYTSSAGVACSTDSAARAADTIHQTFERIRRKYEETQGTIRSEEALQSKSYVSNNTFNGSVSYDACASERSASKVGRPAKRRRNNSGNTGHGGDGTEQMATGTGKTVASELERANGVYGDYGKVRVTARQNNFSREYAQVDIRRILMEKAKAAIHKKLEDWNLDAAAKLAEKEMSKQKHNQKDKDNENVADRFNGVVADKTQSNDSRIGKKQFPGTNKDSADDCNVDLGKEATQPISIDVPDPDFNDFDKDRTESCFDADQVWAAYDNEDGMPRLYALVQKVISLKPFKIRMSFLNSKSNDELGPLNWVTSGFSKTCGDFRVGRYEVSDTVNIFSHRVRWEKGPRGVIKIIPRKGDIWTLYKNWSPDWNKHTPDDVIYKYEMVEVLNDYDEEHGVCVTPLLKVAGFKTVFHRHLDPKEVRMIPREEMFRFSHRVPSYLLTGEEADNAPKGCRELDPAATPFELLQVITEVKEDVVMETAE, from the coding sequence ATGGAATGCAATAGGGATGAGGCCCTCAGGGCAAAAGAAATTGCTGAAGGAAAGTTCAATGCAAAGGACATTGTGGGTGCCAAAAAATTTGCTTTGAAGGCCCAAAATCTCTTTCCGTCGCTCGAAGGCAtcacccagatgatagcaacttttgatgtttatcttgcatcaGAAATGAAAGTAAATGGAGAGAGCGATTGGTATGCAATTCTCTGTTTGGATGCTTCAGCTGATGAAGAGACCATGAAGAAACAGCACAGGAAGCTAGCTCTCCAGCTTCACCctgataaaaacaaatcaatagGTGCCGAAGGTGCTTTCAAGCTTATTTCTGAGGCATGGAGTGTTTTGTCTGATAATAGTAGGAAAATGATGTATGACCAGAAGAGGAACGTAAAAGGATTCCAGCAGAAAGTTTCTCAACCAGATAGAGATCATTCTGTTCCTAATTCTTCCAATGGTTTCTACAGTTTTGCCAACAACACAAAATCCAGTAAAAGAGCTCGCAAGAGCACCAGTGGTGGGGTTCAATCTTctgcccctcctccttctcgtCTGTCGGGACTTGATACATTCTGGACCTCATGCAACCGATGCAGGATGCAGTACGAATACCTCAGAGTATACCTTAATCACAACCTTCTATGCCCCAACTGCCATCAAGCCTTCTTGGCTGTTGAGACCGGGGTTCCTACTAATGGACCTAACTCCTCTATTTCTTGTTCAACTAAGCAGCACCAGCAGAACTCAAATCATAATTCTTCAATGAAGAATGCTTATGGTCATGGGAGTAACTCCACCTTTCCAGGAACAGGACACCCAGGATTCCATCATGGAGGAAATGTTGACTCCTATAGCAGCACAAACTTCCAATGGGGTTCATATACTAGTTCAGCTGGTGTTGCTTGCTCAACAGACTCCGCTGCTCGGGCTGCAGATACGATTCATCAGACATTTGAGAGAATAAGAAGAAAATATGAGGAAACACAAGGAACCATTAGAAGCGAAGAGGCTCTTCAGAGTAAGAGTTATGTCTCAAATAACACTTTTAATGGTTCTGTAAGTTACGATGCTTGTGCAAGTGAACGGTCTGCTTCTAAGGTTGGCAGACCtgcaaagagaagaagaaacaataGTGGCAACACTGGCCATGGCGGAGATGGGACAGAACAAATGGCAACAGGGACTGGAAAAACTGTTGCTTCTGAATTGGAAAGGGCTAATGGTGTTTATGGGGATTATGGTAAGGTTAGAGTGACTGCCAGGCAGAACAATTTCAGCAGGGAGTATGCACAAGTTGACATTAGGAGAATTCTGATGGAGAAGGCTAAAGCGGCAATTCATAAGAAGTTGGAAGATTGGAATTTGGATGCAGCAGCCAAACTGGCGGAGAAGGAAATGTCAAAGCAGAAACACAATCAAAAGGATAAGGATAATGAAAATGTAGCAGATAGGTTTAATGGGGTTGTTGCTGATAAAACCCAGTCAAATGACTCCAGAATTGGCAAAAAACAATTTCCTGGTACCAACAAAGATTCCGCCGATGACTGTAATGTAGATTTAGGTAAGGAAGCCACTCAACCTATATCAATTGATGTTCCTGATCCTGATTTCAATGATTTTGACAAGGATCGTACAGAAAGCTGTTTTGATGCTGATCAAGTATGGGCTGCTTATGATAATGAAGATGGTATGCCTCGTCTATATGCCCTGGTCCAAAAAGTCATCTCACTAAAGCCTTTTAAGATTCGCATGAGTTTTCTCAACTCAAAGTCCAATGATGAATTGGGTCCATTAAACTGGGTCACCTCCGGTTTTTCGAAGACGTGCGGAGATTTCAGGGTGGGAAGATATGAAGTCAGTGATACAGTCAATATATTCTCTCACAGAGTTAGATGGGAGAAAGGACCTAGGGGAGTTATTAAAATTATTCCTAGAAAAGGTGATATCTGGACACTTTACAAAAACTGGTCTCCGGACTGGAATAAGCACACACCTGATGATGTTATATACAAGTATGAGATGGTGGAAGTGCTTAATGATTATGATGAGGAGCACGGTGTGTGTGTCACCCCCTTACTGAAAGTTGCTGGTTTCAAAACAGTGTTCCATCGACATCTAGACCCAAAAGAGGTTAGAATGATCCCAAGAGAAGAGATGTTTCGTTTTTCCCATCGGGTTCCTTCTTATTTGCTTACAGGTGAAGAAGCTGATAATGCTCCAAAAGGTTGCCGTGAACTGGACCCAGCAGCTACTCCTTTCGAACTTCTTCAAGTAATTACAGAAGTTAAGGAAGATGTGGTGATGGAGACTGCTGAATAA